From Variimorphobacter saccharofermentans, one genomic window encodes:
- a CDS encoding DUF6142 family protein, translating to MRFKRSKEMIHFSGRRNTKMGIISMIIGIVVLIGFLTISMISGLAGGKGGMLLGIIGILLFALAVLGFILSYKSFKKKDIFYRFPMIGAVINGIMTIVLLVIYIMGFAV from the coding sequence ATGAGATTCAAGCGTAGTAAGGAAATGATTCATTTTTCCGGTAGAAGAAATACAAAAATGGGAATCATCTCGATGATCATCGGAATAGTTGTATTGATTGGATTTCTTACGATAAGTATGATTTCTGGACTGGCAGGTGGGAAGGGTGGAATGCTTCTCGGAATAATTGGCATCTTGTTATTTGCACTTGCTGTATTAGGATTTATACTCTCCTATAAGTCTTTTAAAAAGAAAGATATCTTTTATCGCTTTCCAATGATAGGAGCTGTAATCAATGGAATTATGACAATTGTTTTGCTGGTTATATATATTATGGGTTTTGCAGTCTGA
- a CDS encoding VanZ family protein, with product MKVQAKNSWRRAGWLLFYLYIIMLAYFLFFSEHYGRDYILEDYRYNLEFLKEIKRFIRYRELLGLETFIVNIMGNILAFAPFGFLLPLLNTKYRHFFYIMFLSLLFSLTVELMQLFLKVGIFDVDDLLLNTIGGVLGYLFFAICNAVINGIGRKKKKKRRS from the coding sequence TTGAAAGTACAAGCAAAAAATAGTTGGAGGAGAGCCGGATGGCTTTTGTTTTATTTATATATCATAATGCTGGCTTATTTTCTGTTCTTCAGCGAGCACTATGGAAGAGACTATATTCTTGAGGATTATCGATACAATCTGGAATTTCTTAAGGAAATCAAGCGATTTATCAGATATCGTGAATTACTTGGATTGGAAACCTTTATTGTAAATATCATGGGAAATATACTTGCCTTTGCACCATTTGGTTTCCTGCTGCCATTATTAAATACAAAATACCGTCACTTTTTTTACATTATGTTTTTAAGCTTATTATTCAGCCTGACCGTAGAACTCATGCAGTTGTTTTTAAAGGTTGGGATTTTTGATGTTGACGACCTTTTGTTAAATACCATTGGAGGGGTTTTGGGATATCTGTTTTTTGCCATATGCAATGCAGTGATTAACGGCATAGGTAGAAAGAAAAAGAAGAAAAGGAGAAGTTAA
- a CDS encoding [Fe-Fe] hydrogenase large subunit C-terminal domain-containing protein produces the protein MKSFEELYYEVLVRTLKEKDMNFLDKLELYDTHQLDCLLHPEKHPLVWRIGDCTCDDPNCVKVCPFHAVHPGEAGEMIVDEEQCAGCSICIQECRAKNITSSKDVIAALQAIRSHKGLVYALVAPAFLGQFSNEVTPGKLRSALKRIGFDGMIEVALFADILTLKEALEFDENIKTESDYQLTSCCCPMWIAMIRKIYKELVPHVPPAVSPMIASGRAVKTMHPDALTIFIGPCLAKKAEAKEKDIKDAVDYVLTFQEIQDIFEVMEINPAEMEESEKDHSSRAGRIYAHTGGVSEAVRTTLERLNPNRKISIKTQQADGVPACKAMINDLISGNTTANFFEGMGCVGGCVGGPRVLIPHEIGREHVEEYGNDAPFETPIDNPYVIELLHRLGLDTVESLLEKSDIFTRTFE, from the coding sequence ATGAAGTCATTTGAAGAATTATATTATGAGGTTCTGGTTAGAACCTTAAAAGAAAAGGATATGAATTTCTTGGACAAGCTAGAGTTGTATGATACTCATCAGCTCGATTGTCTGCTCCATCCGGAGAAGCATCCCTTGGTTTGGCGTATAGGGGATTGTACCTGTGATGATCCGAATTGTGTTAAGGTCTGTCCCTTCCATGCAGTACATCCGGGTGAAGCCGGAGAAATGATTGTGGATGAGGAGCAATGTGCTGGATGTTCTATCTGTATTCAGGAATGTCGTGCAAAGAACATAACCAGTAGCAAGGATGTCATTGCAGCGTTGCAGGCAATCCGTTCCCATAAAGGTCTTGTGTATGCCTTAGTAGCACCCGCCTTTCTGGGACAGTTCAGCAACGAAGTGACACCTGGAAAGTTACGTTCCGCTCTAAAGCGTATCGGATTTGATGGAATGATTGAAGTGGCTTTATTTGCGGATATATTGACATTAAAAGAAGCTCTGGAATTTGATGAGAATATTAAGACCGAAAGTGATTACCAGTTAACCTCCTGCTGCTGTCCAATGTGGATTGCCATGATAAGAAAAATATATAAAGAATTAGTTCCTCATGTCCCACCGGCTGTATCACCTATGATTGCCAGTGGAAGGGCTGTAAAAACGATGCATCCAGATGCTCTCACGATCTTTATCGGACCATGTTTGGCTAAGAAGGCAGAAGCAAAAGAAAAGGATATCAAGGATGCCGTTGATTATGTTCTAACCTTTCAGGAGATCCAGGATATCTTTGAGGTTATGGAAATCAATCCTGCCGAAATGGAGGAAAGCGAAAAGGATCACTCTTCCCGTGCCGGTAGAATCTATGCTCATACCGGTGGTGTCAGTGAAGCAGTTCGAACTACACTGGAACGATTAAATCCTAACCGTAAAATCTCAATTAAGACACAGCAAGCAGATGGTGTTCCTGCCTGCAAAGCAATGATTAACGATTTGATATCGGGTAATACAACTGCCAATTTCTTTGAAGGAATGGGATGCGTAGGCGGATGTGTAGGTGGTCCAAGAGTCTTAATTCCCCACGAGATCGGCAGGGAGCATGTTGAGGAATATGGTAACGATGCTCCGTTTGAGACTCCAATCGACAATCCTTATGTAATCGAACTCTTACATCGTCTTGGACTCGATACCGTAGAAAGCCTTTTAGAAAAAAGTGATATCTTTACACGGACCTTTGAATAA
- a CDS encoding bacteriohemerythrin — protein sequence MYVFKDEFRTGITQIDEEHAKLFEIADKAYETLMDEFIPDKYDYIVEIINELKEYAETHFRHEEEYMISIQYKRLFSQKAEHNDFIEKISAYDLSDVDENQKDTILELLDFLNDWLIHHILGSDKLIGQ from the coding sequence ATGTACGTATTTAAAGATGAGTTTCGAACAGGGATTACACAAATTGATGAGGAACATGCAAAGTTATTCGAAATAGCAGACAAGGCATATGAGACATTAATGGATGAATTTATTCCGGATAAGTATGATTATATTGTAGAAATCATTAATGAGCTGAAAGAGTATGCAGAAACACATTTTAGACATGAAGAAGAATATATGATTAGTATACAGTACAAAAGGCTGTTCTCACAAAAGGCTGAACATAATGATTTTATTGAAAAAATCTCGGCCTATGACCTAAGCGATGTGGATGAGAATCAAAAGGACACCATACTGGAGTTATTAGATTTCTTAAATGACTGGTTGATTCATCATATCTTAGGTAGCGATAAGCTGATAGGACAATAA
- a CDS encoding Ig-like domain-containing protein — translation MKKTIGRKVVLILVMVLSLPFFLNQNLAITSAATTPSFNKTKVSLAGKGKTYQLTVKDQVAKSTYKWSTSNAKVAKVSSKGLVTAVDKGTAKIKCKITYPNKKTKTLTCTVTVTIPSEQIKIANAVEVNGAHKLTVGQSFDFQCEILPANTSDVAYWSIGGGDESCIRIDDANEGKVTALKEGKVILLATGVKKATAANAATSYVRDAIIIEVTGQTATVRSAEFTGSTEIKVVFDSPVNRDTVITSNNKLSDNITILMKKDSKGVMASDPGALTASLSADGQTLTITSTNRFNGQYGITFSNKIITTAGVALQEYTKLITYTDNVPPTILGVDMDDSGMVATIRFSEAVDITNLQVPSVTLVQGSTSTTDPVTMNTLQNKYNYILSQDKKSMTIDLSKISSLDYGKKYSVTFAGIKDLAGNAPASYTLTTVLYTDTSVKSQAVPISLIRSGHKTLTATFTRSISYGGIAILDNGSVLTGTVDSTNNRKVIYTLNDSDVTLSGTRVVTLSNWDSYNVNPNDNTAANGRKFNVDFTIEKTSPVFGYEYDPATNILTLNFNEDVKLLASSGVFSSSIKTATDDIINATNVTYTRIADLNDPRVVKLQLGNMNLAGSYTITIDQGFAVDNFDNPSLARTIQLSNTNGGSKELPGPYSVTQSQSNLSQIYLEFANKLDLASAQNVANYTIPGVNIVSAQVTKNSTDGATVVLTVGDIDVTVERPIKISGVLGYNGSYSAISGFEKVIPLKDNKKPTFISSTFDTASRNVIRLNFNEQIQGSLKVKVTQVSGGSSIEIPNNVTVSGSCASVNLDFTPEKGSFLRIEVVTNNLTDMNGNAAVLSTTGVVANY, via the coding sequence ATGAAGAAAACTATAGGAAGGAAGGTAGTTCTGATTTTGGTAATGGTGTTATCACTACCATTTTTTCTGAATCAGAATTTAGCCATCACAAGCGCAGCGACAACACCGTCATTTAACAAGACCAAGGTGTCCTTAGCTGGTAAGGGTAAAACATATCAGCTTACTGTGAAGGATCAAGTAGCAAAGAGTACATACAAGTGGTCTACCTCCAATGCAAAAGTTGCAAAGGTCTCAAGCAAGGGTCTTGTTACTGCAGTTGATAAAGGTACTGCCAAAATAAAATGTAAGATTACATATCCGAATAAGAAGACAAAGACGTTAACTTGTACCGTTACCGTTACCATACCTTCTGAGCAGATTAAAATTGCAAATGCTGTGGAAGTCAATGGAGCCCATAAGCTTACAGTGGGACAATCCTTTGATTTTCAGTGTGAAATCCTCCCTGCTAACACATCGGATGTAGCATACTGGTCCATTGGTGGTGGAGATGAATCCTGTATCCGTATTGATGACGCGAATGAGGGTAAGGTTACCGCTCTCAAGGAGGGTAAAGTAATTCTGTTAGCTACGGGTGTAAAAAAGGCAACAGCTGCAAATGCAGCAACAAGCTATGTACGTGATGCCATTATTATCGAGGTGACAGGTCAGACTGCAACGGTAAGAAGTGCAGAATTCACGGGCTCTACCGAAATTAAAGTTGTATTTGACAGTCCTGTTAACAGGGATACAGTTATTACCTCGAATAATAAACTCTCCGATAATATCACTATTCTGATGAAGAAGGATAGCAAAGGTGTTATGGCATCGGATCCCGGAGCGTTAACAGCCAGTCTGTCAGCAGATGGTCAGACATTAACGATTACGTCAACCAATCGTTTTAACGGTCAATATGGTATAACATTTAGTAATAAAATTATCACAACAGCAGGTGTCGCATTACAGGAATATACCAAGCTGATTACCTATACAGACAATGTTCCTCCTACCATATTAGGAGTTGATATGGATGATAGTGGTATGGTTGCCACCATCCGTTTCAGTGAAGCTGTAGATATAACTAATTTACAGGTACCGAGTGTTACATTGGTACAGGGTAGTACCTCAACCACGGATCCTGTTACCATGAATACACTTCAGAATAAATACAACTATATTTTAAGTCAGGATAAAAAATCTATGACCATTGACCTGTCGAAAATCTCATCCCTTGATTATGGTAAGAAGTATTCTGTTACCTTTGCAGGAATTAAGGATTTGGCAGGAAATGCACCTGCCAGTTATACATTGACTACGGTATTATATACGGATACTTCTGTGAAATCCCAGGCAGTACCGATTTCTTTAATCCGCAGTGGTCATAAAACACTAACAGCAACCTTTACCAGATCCATCAGTTATGGTGGTATTGCGATACTGGACAATGGCTCCGTGCTTACCGGTACAGTGGACAGTACGAATAATCGAAAGGTTATCTACACTTTAAATGACTCTGATGTAACTCTAAGTGGAACCAGAGTAGTTACACTAAGCAACTGGGATAGCTATAATGTTAATCCTAATGATAATACGGCAGCAAACGGAAGAAAGTTCAATGTGGATTTTACAATAGAAAAGACAAGTCCGGTCTTTGGATATGAATATGATCCGGCAACGAATATCCTGACATTGAATTTCAATGAGGATGTGAAGCTATTGGCATCAAGCGGTGTATTTTCATCATCAATCAAGACCGCTACGGATGATATTATTAATGCCACCAATGTAACATATACCAGAATAGCAGATCTGAATGATCCTCGTGTAGTCAAGCTGCAGTTAGGTAATATGAATTTGGCAGGAAGCTATACCATTACAATTGATCAGGGCTTTGCAGTGGATAACTTTGATAACCCGTCATTGGCAAGAACCATCCAACTCAGCAATACCAATGGTGGTTCTAAGGAGCTTCCGGGACCTTACTCCGTAACTCAATCACAGTCAAACTTAAGCCAGATTTATCTGGAATTTGCCAACAAATTGGATTTGGCTTCTGCACAGAATGTTGCTAACTATACCATACCAGGTGTGAATATAGTATCCGCACAGGTTACAAAGAACTCGACGGATGGTGCAACCGTAGTATTAACTGTGGGAGATATTGATGTTACCGTAGAAAGACCAATAAAGATTTCTGGCGTATTAGGATATAACGGAAGCTATTCGGCGATTTCTGGATTTGAAAAGGTTATTCCGTTAAAGGATAATAAAAAGCCTACATTCATTAGTAGTACCTTTGATACTGCATCAAGGAATGTGATACGTTTGAACTTTAATGAGCAAATTCAAGGAAGCTTAAAAGTAAAGGTTACTCAGGTTAGCGGTGGTTCATCCATCGAAATTCCGAACAATGTAACGGTTTCGGGTAGCTGTGCTTCAGTTAACCTGGATTTTACACCGGAAAAAGGTTCGTTCCTAAGAATCGAAGTTGTAACAAACAATCTGACAGACATGAATGGGAATGCAGCGGTACTATCAACAACAGGTGTTGTAGCTAATTATTAA
- a CDS encoding glycosyltransferase family 4 protein yields the protein MNIGLFTETYYPEINGVANSVYMLKNELEKRGHHVYVFTTTTPGAPEYEHNVFRVPSIPFIFITERRVGLFYQPKLAQIMRKLNLDIIHTHTEFSLGIFGRIMAKELKLPIVHTYHTIYEDYTHYMTHFRALDRRAKALARTYSKVCCNTVEQVIVPTEKTKDLLMQYSVHKDISVVPTGIDLSKFDRTQYSQEEVQDLKQKYGLLPEHKIMLYIGRVSPEKNIEEIINAMPEYMKTREQVRFVIVGNGPALEKLENLVKELHLEKQFVFTGAQPWDRIGLFYQLGDVFVSASKSETQGLTYIEAMASGLPVVAKEDKCLEDILEQGFNGYSFTDQQGLYYGLDQIFFEDKNTEYSKNAIEKVKKYSSEEFAYQVEQVYQQVMSRDRVFCRRTVYDTKKI from the coding sequence ATGAATATTGGGCTATTTACGGAAACCTATTATCCCGAGATTAATGGAGTCGCTAATTCTGTATATATGTTAAAAAATGAGCTGGAAAAAAGAGGACACCATGTCTATGTGTTCACAACAACAACGCCCGGAGCACCGGAATATGAACACAATGTATTTCGTGTGCCCAGTATTCCCTTTATTTTCATTACGGAACGCAGGGTAGGACTCTTTTATCAACCGAAGCTGGCACAAATCATGAGAAAGCTAAACCTGGATATCATTCATACACATACGGAATTCTCATTGGGTATTTTCGGACGGATTATGGCGAAGGAATTAAAGCTTCCCATAGTTCATACCTATCATACGATTTATGAGGATTATACTCATTATATGACGCATTTTAGAGCGCTGGATCGTAGAGCCAAGGCTCTTGCAAGAACTTACTCGAAGGTATGCTGTAATACGGTGGAACAGGTGATTGTTCCTACGGAGAAAACGAAGGATCTATTGATGCAGTACAGTGTGCATAAGGATATATCGGTAGTTCCGACGGGGATTGATTTAAGTAAATTTGATCGAACCCAGTATTCTCAGGAAGAGGTTCAGGATTTAAAACAGAAATATGGACTTTTACCGGAGCATAAGATTATGCTCTATATTGGTCGGGTATCACCAGAAAAGAATATCGAAGAAATCATTAATGCCATGCCGGAATATATGAAAACAAGAGAACAGGTAAGGTTTGTTATTGTTGGGAATGGTCCGGCATTAGAGAAATTAGAGAATTTGGTAAAAGAGCTTCACTTAGAAAAACAGTTTGTATTTACTGGAGCACAGCCTTGGGATAGAATCGGTCTGTTTTATCAGCTGGGAGATGTTTTTGTCAGCGCCTCCAAGAGTGAGACCCAGGGGCTTACCTATATCGAAGCTATGGCGTCGGGGTTACCGGTCGTTGCTAAAGAGGATAAGTGCTTAGAGGATATCCTGGAGCAGGGCTTTAACGGATATTCTTTTACCGATCAACAAGGTCTGTATTATGGCTTGGATCAGATATTCTTTGAGGATAAGAACACCGAATATAGTAAGAATGCCATTGAGAAAGTGAAAAAATACTCTTCTGAGGAATTTGCTTACCAGGTGGAACAGGTGTATCAGCAGGTTATGTCAAGGGATAGAGTATTTTGTCGTCGCACGGTTTATGATACTAAGAAAATCTGA
- a CDS encoding sigma-70 family RNA polymerase sigma factor, with amino-acid sequence MQKDVHNKLPEQSPAYDIEALIRQYGNDVLRTAYMYVKDIHSAEDIFQDVFIKVNQKLSTFEGNSSIKTWIIRITINTCKDYLKSAWNRRVVPMMEYQEDAIVSTSDYDDIEKQDTKELIKNAVLSLPDKYKDVVLCVYYQEMSLIETAKLLDLPEGTIKSRLSRAREKLKSVLEGRVSDEL; translated from the coding sequence ATGCAGAAGGATGTGCATAATAAACTCCCGGAACAATCACCTGCATATGACATAGAGGCTCTTATTCGACAGTACGGTAACGATGTACTTCGAACAGCGTATATGTATGTCAAGGATATACATTCAGCAGAGGATATATTCCAGGATGTATTTATTAAAGTGAATCAAAAGCTGTCCACTTTTGAAGGCAATTCCAGTATTAAGACTTGGATTATACGGATTACAATTAATACCTGTAAGGATTACCTGAAAAGTGCATGGAATAGAAGAGTAGTTCCGATGATGGAATATCAGGAGGATGCAATTGTCAGTACTTCTGATTATGATGACATTGAAAAACAGGATACGAAGGAACTGATTAAAAATGCAGTTCTTTCCTTACCGGATAAATATAAGGATGTAGTACTTTGTGTATACTATCAGGAAATGTCTTTAATAGAAACAGCAAAATTGCTGGATCTTCCGGAAGGAACGATAAAGAGCCGGCTTTCCAGAGCCAGAGAAAAGTTAAAATCAGTATTAGAAGGGAGGGTTTCAGATGAATTATAA
- a CDS encoding ABC transporter ATP-binding protein: protein MSKKTRKFLSYYRPYMGLFFSDMFFALLAAAVSLVYPMVVRYITNDILVNQEISEAIPLIIKLLFGMLGLVIIEFLSIFYVTYQGHIMGAKMEYDMRNDIFEHYQKLSFNFFDNQKTGQLMSRVTNDLFDITELCHHGPEDIVISLIKFIGAFIILLRINVKLTLIVFAFLPIMFFYAYYMRGRMNRAFRKNRERIAEINAQIEDNLSGIRVVKSFANESVEIDKFHTGNSRFVDSKRNSYKTMAIFHSGLNLFTSFINIAVIAGGGLFIANKLINVGDLLTFLLYINTLIDPVKKLINFTESFQNGMTGFDRFFEIIEIEPDILDKPNAITLKNVKGRIEFKNVSFKYNDTLSEVFRGINLTVEAGDYMALVGSSGVGKTTMCSLIPRFYEVSEGCITIDGKDIRDITLRSLRKNIGIVQQDVYLFAGTVMDNIRYGRLDATEEEVIEAAKNANAHEFIMELPDGYNTYIGQRGIKLSGGQKQRLSIARVFLKNPPILIFDEATSALDNESEKVVQDSLEKLAKNRTTFVIAHRLSTIKNAKKILVLTEEGIKESGTHEELLAKDGIYAGLYRMTFERKGSSENSVSI from the coding sequence ATGAGTAAAAAAACGAGAAAATTTTTGTCTTATTACCGTCCATATATGGGATTGTTTTTTTCAGATATGTTTTTTGCTCTGCTGGCGGCAGCAGTATCACTGGTTTATCCCATGGTGGTACGTTACATAACCAATGATATTCTTGTAAATCAGGAAATATCGGAAGCAATTCCACTTATTATTAAACTACTTTTTGGTATGTTGGGGCTGGTAATAATTGAGTTTCTCAGCATTTTCTATGTGACTTACCAGGGACATATCATGGGTGCTAAAATGGAATACGATATGCGCAATGATATCTTCGAACATTATCAGAAGCTTTCCTTTAACTTCTTTGATAATCAGAAGACAGGTCAGCTCATGAGCAGGGTAACCAACGACTTATTTGACATTACAGAGCTCTGTCACCATGGTCCGGAGGATATCGTAATATCCTTGATTAAGTTTATCGGAGCATTTATCATTCTATTGCGGATTAATGTGAAGCTAACGCTAATTGTATTTGCCTTTCTTCCAATTATGTTCTTCTATGCATACTATATGAGAGGCAGGATGAACCGGGCTTTTCGTAAGAACCGGGAACGAATTGCTGAAATTAATGCACAGATTGAAGATAATCTTTCCGGAATTCGAGTGGTAAAATCCTTTGCAAATGAATCCGTTGAGATTGATAAATTCCACACAGGGAATTCCAGATTTGTTGACAGTAAGCGAAACAGCTATAAAACTATGGCCATATTTCATTCTGGACTCAACTTGTTCACAAGCTTCATCAATATAGCAGTAATTGCCGGGGGAGGCTTATTTATAGCTAATAAACTTATTAATGTAGGGGATTTGCTGACGTTTCTGCTATATATCAATACCTTAATTGATCCGGTGAAAAAGCTGATTAACTTTACTGAATCCTTCCAGAATGGTATGACTGGTTTTGATCGTTTCTTTGAAATCATAGAGATAGAACCGGATATACTTGATAAACCGAATGCCATTACATTGAAGAATGTTAAGGGTAGAATAGAATTTAAAAATGTTTCCTTTAAGTATAACGATACCTTGTCCGAGGTTTTCAGGGGGATTAACCTTACGGTAGAAGCCGGTGATTATATGGCTCTTGTAGGATCCTCCGGGGTTGGTAAGACCACCATGTGCAGCCTGATCCCCCGATTTTATGAGGTATCAGAAGGATGTATAACAATCGACGGGAAGGATATACGGGATATTACTCTTCGATCTTTGAGAAAGAATATCGGAATCGTACAGCAGGATGTATATCTGTTTGCAGGTACGGTCATGGATAATATACGCTATGGAAGATTAGATGCAACCGAAGAAGAGGTGATTGAAGCAGCTAAGAATGCCAATGCCCATGAGTTCATTATGGAACTGCCTGATGGATATAATACCTATATCGGACAGCGTGGAATTAAGCTTTCCGGTGGACAAAAGCAACGTCTTAGCATCGCAAGAGTATTTCTTAAAAATCCGCCCATATTGATTTTTGATGAGGCAACCTCCGCCTTAGATAACGAAAGCGAGAAGGTAGTTCAGGATTCACTTGAAAAACTGGCTAAGAACCGTACTACATTTGTGATTGCACATCGACTTTCAACCATAAAGAATGCGAAAAAAATACTGGTACTGACCGAAGAGGGAATTAAGGAAAGTGGTACTCATGAGGAATTATTAGCAAAGGACGGAATCTATGCAGGACTTTACAGGATGACATTTGAGAGAAAGGGTTCATCTGAGAATTCAGTATCAATATAA
- the pfkA gene encoding 6-phosphofructokinase has translation MGSNVKTIGVLTSGGDAPGMNAAIRAVVRTALAAGLKVKGIRRGYNGLLEEDIIDMDSRSVSDIIQKGGTILYTARCLEFVKPEVQDYGAEICRKHGIDGLVVIGGDGSFKGAQALARRGINTVGIPGTIDLDISCTDYTIGFDTAVNTAMETIDKVRDTSTSHERCSVIEVMGRKAGYIALWCGIANGAEDILISERYDYDEQKIINSIIEKRKKGKKHYIIVNAEGVGDSNGMAKRIEAATGMETRATIIGHAQRGGSPTARDRVYASMMGAKAVDLLVAGASNRVVGYRDGKFVDYDIEEGLAMKKDVDQYMYELSIRLSK, from the coding sequence ATGGGAAGCAATGTTAAAACAATAGGAGTATTAACCAGCGGTGGGGATGCACCGGGTATGAATGCTGCCATTAGAGCAGTGGTTAGAACGGCACTTGCAGCTGGCCTTAAGGTGAAGGGTATCAGAAGAGGCTACAATGGTTTATTAGAGGAAGACATCATAGATATGGATTCAAGAAGCGTTTCGGATATTATCCAAAAAGGTGGTACTATCCTTTATACAGCACGCTGCCTTGAATTTGTAAAGCCGGAGGTCCAGGACTACGGCGCAGAAATATGTAGAAAGCATGGAATCGATGGATTAGTAGTCATCGGTGGTGACGGTTCCTTCAAAGGAGCACAGGCTCTTGCAAGAAGAGGTATAAATACGGTAGGTATTCCGGGAACCATCGATCTTGATATATCCTGTACGGATTATACGATTGGTTTTGATACAGCAGTGAATACGGCGATGGAGACCATCGATAAGGTAAGAGATACTTCTACATCCCATGAAAGATGTAGTGTTATCGAGGTTATGGGACGTAAAGCGGGCTATATTGCTTTGTGGTGTGGTATAGCAAACGGCGCAGAAGATATTCTGATTTCAGAACGTTATGATTATGATGAGCAAAAGATCATTAACAGCATCATAGAGAAACGTAAAAAAGGAAAGAAGCACTATATTATTGTAAATGCAGAAGGTGTTGGCGATTCCAATGGTATGGCAAAAAGAATTGAAGCTGCTACCGGCATGGAGACAAGAGCAACTATCATAGGACATGCTCAGAGAGGTGGAAGTCCTACAGCCAGAGATCGTGTATATGCTTCCATGATGGGTGCCAAGGCAGTTGATTTATTAGTAGCAGGCGCATCAAATCGCGTGGTTGGATATAGAGACGGTAAGTTCGTTGATTATGATATTGAAGAAGGTTTAGCAATGAAGAAGGACGTTGATCAATATATGTATGAACTGTCCATACGCTTATCAAAATAG